From Quercus lobata isolate SW786 chromosome 1, ValleyOak3.0 Primary Assembly, whole genome shotgun sequence, one genomic window encodes:
- the LOC115952849 gene encoding protein FAR1-RELATED SEQUENCE 5-like: protein MDANEDLSSRVMDANEVLSPRVGMEFDTLKDAWEFWLKYGRQKGFDVRKHYINKSKNDGKITSRGFVCAKQGIRGSEKEDMIRTRNRDDTRTNCPVKLYVSLVRETGKHKVTDFIEEHNHTLHLSKIVYMMRSQRKISNVQQDRLS, encoded by the coding sequence ATGGATGCCAATGAAGATTTGAGTTCTAGAGTCATGGATGCCAATGAAGTTTTGAGTCCTAGAGTTGGTATGGAATTCGATACATTAAAAGATGCATGggaattttggctaaaatatggAAGGCAAAAGGGCTTTGATGTTAGAAAACATTACATAAATAAAAGTAAGAATGATGGAAAGATAACATCAAGAGGATTTGTATGTGCAAAGCAAGGCATTCGAGGTTCAGAAAAAGAAGATATGATTCGCACTCGTAACCGAGATGATACAAGGACTAATTGTCCTGTAAAGCTATATGTTTCATTAGTGCGAGAAACTGGAAAGCATAAAGTGACTGATTTTATTGAAGAACATAATCACACTCTTCATCTATCAAAAATAGTTTATATGATGAGGTCTCAACGAAAAATCTCAAACGTTCAGCAAGATCGATTGAGTTAG